A portion of the Arachis stenosperma cultivar V10309 unplaced genomic scaffold, arast.V10309.gnm1.PFL2 arast.V10309.gnm1.Scaffold_100041, whole genome shotgun sequence genome contains these proteins:
- the LOC130960044 gene encoding photosystem I P700 chlorophyll a apoprotein A1-like: MIIRSPEPEVKILVDRDPIKTSFEEWAKPGHFSRTIADTTTWIWNLHADAHDFDSHTSDLEEISRKVFSAHFGQLSIIFLWLSGMNFHGARFSNYEAWLSDPTHIGPSAQVVWPIVGKEILNGDVGGGFRGIQITSGFFQIWRASGITSELQLYCTAIGALVFAALMLFAGWFHYHKAAPKLAWFQDVESMLNHHLAGLLGLGSLSWAGHQVHVSLPINQFLNAGVDPKEIPLPHEFILNRDLLAQLYPSFAEGATPFFTLNWSKYADFLTFRGGLDPVTGGLWLTDIAHHHLAIAILFLIAGHMYRTNWGIGHGIKEILEAHKGPFTGQGHKGLYEILTTSWHAQLSINLAMLGSLTIVVAHHMYSMPPYPYLATDYGTQLSLFTHHMWIGGFLIVGAAAHAAIFMVRDYDPTTRYNDLLDRVLRHRDAIISHLNWVCIFLGFHSFGLYIHNDTMSALGRPQDMFSDTAIQLQPVFAQWIQNTHALAPNTTAPGATTSTSLTWGGGDLVAVGGKVALLPIPLGTADFLVHHIHAFTIHVTVLILLKGVLFARSSRLIPDKANLGFRFPCDGPGRGGTCQVSAWDHVFLGLFWMYNAISVVIFHFSWKMQSDVWGTISDQGVVTHITGGNFAQSSITINGWLRSFLLPLCDLNRRKEVQSSIVSCLFGNGLTSSPRSSSSLMTAIERHQAFIII, translated from the coding sequence ATGATTATTCGTTCGCCGGAACCAGAAGTAAAGATTTTGGTAGATAGAGATCCCATAAAAACTTCTTTCGAGGAATGGGCAAAACCCGGTCATTTCTCAAGAACAATAGCCGATACTACTACTTGGATTTGGAACCTACATGCTGATGCTCATGATTTCGATAGCCATACTAGTGATTTAGAGGAGATTTCCCGAAAAGTATTTAGTGCCCATTTCGGCCAACTCTCCATCATCTTTCTTTGGCTTAGTGGCATGAATTTCCATGGTGCTCGTTTTTCCAATTATGAAGCATGGCTAAGTGATCCAACTCACATTGGACCTAGTGCCCAAGTGGTTTGGCCAATAGTGGGCAAAGAAATATTAAATGGTGATGTTGGCGGGGGTTTCCGAGGAATACAAATAACCTCCGGTTTTTTCCAGATTTGGCGAGCATCTGGAATAACTAGTGAATTACAACTTTATTGCACCGCAATTGGTGCATTAGTATTTGCAGCCTTAATGCTTTTTGCTGGTTGGTTTCATTATCACAAAGCTGCTCCAAAATTGGCTTGGTTCCAAGATGTAGAATCTATGTTGAATCACCATTTGGCAGGATTACTAGGACTTGGATCTCTTTCTTGGGCCGGGCATCAAGTACATGTATCTTTACCAATTAACCAATTTTTAAATGCTGGAGTAGATCCAAAGGAGATTCCACTTCCTCATGAATTTATCTTGAATCGGGATCTTTTGGCTCAACTTTATCCCAGTTTTGCCGAGGGAGCAACTCCATTTTTCACCTTGAATTGGTCAAAATACGCGGATTTTCTTACTTTTCGTGGAGGATTAGATCCAGTAACTGGCGGTTTATGGCTGACTGATATTGCGCACCATCATTTAGCTATTGCGATTCTTTTCCTGATAGCTGGTCACATGTATAGAACCAACTGGGGGATTGGTCATGGTATAAAAGAGATCTTAGAGGCCCATAAGGGTCCATTTACAGGCCAGGGTCATAAAGGTCTATATGAGATCCTAACAACTTCATGGCATGCTCAATTATCTATTAACTTAGCTATGTTAGGCTCTTTGACTATTGTTGTAGCTCACCATATGTATTCTATGCCTCCTTATCCATACCTAGCTACCGACTATGGGACCCAACTATCATTGTTCACACATCACATGTGGATTGGTGGATTTCTCATAGTTGGTGCTGCTGCGCACGCAGCCATTTTTATGGTAAGAGACTATGATCCAACTACTCGATACAACGATCTATTAGATCGTGTCCTTAGGCATCGCGATGCAATCATATCACATCTAAACTGGGTATGCATATTTTTAGGCTTTCACAGTTTTGGTTTGTATATTCATAATGATACCATGAGCGCTTTAGGGCGCCCCCAAGATATGTTTTCAGATACCGCTATACAATTACAACCCGTCTTTGCTCAATGGATACAAAATACCCACGCTTTAGCACCGAACACAACGGCTCCTGGTGCAACAACAAGCACCAGTTTGACTTGGGGCGGTGGTGATTTAGTGGCAGTGGGGGGCAAGGTTGCTTTGTTACCTATTCCATTAGGAACTGCAGATTTTTTGGTCCATCACATTCATGCATTTACAATTCATGTAACGGTATTGATACTCCTAAAGGGTGTTCTATTTGCTCGTAGCTCGCGATTAATACCGGATAAAGCAAATCTCGGTTTTCGTTTCCCTTGTGATGGACCCGGAAGAGGAGGGACATGCCAAGTATCCGCTTGGGATCATGTCTTCTTGGGGCTATTCTGGATGTACAATGCAATTTCAGTAGTCATATTCCATTTCAGTTGGAAAATGCAGTCAGATGTTTGGGGTACTATAAGCGATCAAGGGGTAGTTACTCATATCACAGGAGGAAACTTTGCGCAGagttccattaccattaatgggtGGCTCCGCTCTTTCTTATTGCCCTTATGTGATTTGAACCGGCGTAAGGAGGTTCAGTCAAGTATAGTATCATGCTTATTCGGCAATGGGTTAACCTCATCACCCCGATCTTCATCATCACTTATGACAGCGATAGAAAGACATCAAGCTTTTATCATCATTTGA
- the LOC130960046 gene encoding NADH dehydrogenase [ubiquinone] iron-sulfur protein 3, which produces MENQSIFQYSWETLPKKWVKKMERSEHGNRSDTNTDYLFQLLCFLKLHTYTRVQVSIDICGVDYPSRKRRFEVVYNLLSTRYNSRIRVQTCADEVTRISPVVSLFPSAGRWEREVWDMFGVSSINHPDLRRISTDYGFEGHPLRKDLPLSGYVEVRYDDPEKRVVSEPIEMTQEFRYFDFSSPWEQRSDG; this is translated from the coding sequence ATGGAGAACCAATCCATTTTCCAATATAGTTGGGAGACTTTACCCAAGAAATGggtaaaaaaaatggaaagatCGGAACATGGGAATAGATCTGATACCAATACGGACTACCTATTTCAATTGTTGTGCTTTCTTAAATTGCATACCTATACAAGGGTTCAAGTTTCGATCGATATTTGCGGAGTTGATTATCCCTCTCGAAAACGAAGATTCGAAGTGGTCTATAATTTACTGAGTACTCGGTATAACTCACGCATTCGTGTACAAACCTGTGCAGACGAAGTAACACGAATATCTCCGGTAGTCAGTCTATTTCCGTCAGCCGGCCGGTGGGAGCGAGAAGTTTGGGATATGTTTGGTGTTTCTTCCATCAATCATCCGGATCTACGCCGTATATCAACAGATTATGGTTTCGAGGGTCATCCATTACGAAAAGACCTTCCTCTGAGTGGATATGTAGAAGTACGCTATGATGATCCAGAGAAACGTgtggtttctgaacccattgaGATGACCCAAGAATTTCGCTATTTCGATTTTTCTAGTCCTTGGGAACAGCGTAGCGACGGATAA